Proteins encoded within one genomic window of Methanosarcina barkeri str. Wiesmoor:
- a CDS encoding putative manganese transporter has translation MEAAYLFDIFLDALTDSAKMIPLLFIIFVGIELVEYKYSNNIRETIQKAGVLGPAIGAVTGSFPQCGISVVASALYTQRLITIGTLLAVYLSTSDEAIPVILSQPENAKIIVPLIITKIIIALIGGYAVDFSFKESNKKTLAHLKAYAEGSDNEYHNHEAILNEKACCGHSTSPSSTEFNPKEIIFHPIIHTVKIFIFIFGVSFAISFAIAQMGEETFEKMFLMHSVFQPFLVALFGLIPNCAASVAITMLYLKGVIAYGSVIAGLCASGGVGLLVLFKEEKYKKNVLVILLLLFGISVSAGYIIQYIIY, from the coding sequence ATGGAAGCAGCTTATTTGTTTGATATTTTCTTAGACGCTTTAACAGATAGCGCAAAAATGATTCCATTACTTTTTATTATTTTTGTTGGAATTGAGTTAGTTGAATATAAATATTCAAACAATATCAGGGAAACGATACAAAAGGCTGGAGTACTTGGTCCTGCTATAGGAGCGGTGACAGGTAGTTTTCCTCAGTGTGGCATATCCGTTGTTGCTTCGGCTCTATACACGCAAAGGTTAATCACTATTGGTACTTTGCTTGCTGTTTATTTGTCCACTTCAGACGAGGCAATTCCGGTAATTCTATCTCAACCAGAAAATGCTAAAATTATTGTGCCTTTGATAATAACAAAAATTATTATCGCTCTAATTGGTGGATATGCTGTTGATTTCTCTTTTAAGGAATCAAACAAAAAGACTTTAGCCCATCTCAAGGCATATGCAGAAGGTTCCGACAATGAATATCATAACCATGAAGCAATCCTGAACGAAAAAGCTTGTTGCGGTCACAGCACAAGTCCTTCATCAACAGAATTTAATCCAAAAGAGATTATCTTTCACCCCATAATCCATACAGTCAAAATTTTTATATTTATTTTTGGTGTTTCGTTTGCAATAAGTTTTGCTATCGCTCAAATGGGTGAAGAAACTTTTGAAAAAATGTTTTTAATGCATAGTGTTTTCCAACCGTTTTTAGTGGCGTTATTTGGGCTTATTCCAAATTGTGCTGCTTCTGTCGCAATAACAATGTTGTATCTCAAAGGTGTTATCGCTTATGGCTCAGTGATTGCCGGGCTCTGCGCCAGTGGCGGTGTAGGATTATTAGTCCTGTTTAAAGAGGAAAAATACAAAAAAAATGTGTTGGTTATATTGCTTCTACTTTTTGGTATAAGTGTCTCGGCGGGATATATTATTCAGTATATTATTTATTGA
- a CDS encoding nitroreductase family protein produces the protein METMDAILTRRSIRKYLSDPVKRDVIENVLKAGMNAPSAGDEQPWHFIIIDQHNLLEKISEVHPYAKMLKGTPAAVLVCVDQHAPKFNDFWIQDCSAASQNMLLAAHDLGLGAVWIGVYPVETMIQELRNLLNIPAHVAPFSIIAMGYPAEDKSGRMRYDTSRIHSNSW, from the coding sequence ATGGAAACAATGGACGCAATTTTAACCCGAAGAAGTATCCGAAAGTATTTGTCAGATCCGGTAAAACGGGATGTGATTGAGAATGTTTTAAAAGCCGGAATGAATGCACCGTCCGCAGGAGATGAACAGCCCTGGCATTTCATTATAATTGATCAACATAACCTGCTTGAGAAAATCTCAGAGGTACATCCATATGCAAAAATGCTTAAGGGTACTCCCGCTGCAGTGCTTGTCTGCGTGGATCAGCACGCTCCAAAATTTAACGATTTCTGGATTCAGGACTGTTCGGCCGCAAGTCAAAATATGTTGCTTGCCGCCCACGATTTAGGGCTTGGTGCCGTCTGGATTGGGGTTTATCCTGTTGAAACGATGATTCAGGAACTCAGGAATTTGTTAAATATTCCAGCGCACGTGGCTCCGTTTTCGATAATTGCAATGGGTTATCCGGCAGAGGATAAGTCAGGCAGGATGAGATATGATACTTCCAGAATACATAGTAATTCCTGGTAA
- a CDS encoding TetR/AcrR family transcriptional regulator, with protein MSIKEIKKQEKEQRRNYILDAAEKLFFSRGYDGVSMDDIANEVEFNKATLYLYFKNKESLFFAVVLRGARILNDMFEARLKNCKTSIEVLDTLGKEYF; from the coding sequence GTGTCTATAAAAGAAATAAAAAAGCAGGAAAAAGAGCAGAGACGCAATTATATTCTTGATGCAGCAGAAAAATTGTTTTTCTCCAGAGGTTACGATGGCGTTTCAATGGACGACATCGCAAACGAGGTAGAATTCAACAAAGCGACGCTTTATCTTTATTTTAAGAATAAAGAGTCTCTTTTTTTTGCCGTTGTCCTGCGCGGGGCAAGAATCCTGAATGACATGTTTGAAGCAAGATTAAAAAATTGCAAAACAAGTATCGAGGTGCTGGATACTCTCGGAAAAGAGTACTTTTAG
- a CDS encoding SAM-dependent methyltransferase has translation MHESTSFTNTNETTMKRKGPSNMAERIALIRAGESRRPEDERICYDPYAIRFINPEILEFAARNPEKYKAEIEQLEQLFPGLANSAVARARYFDDVVKASTDDGLEQLVILGAGYDTRAYRIEELKNVNVFEVDHPDTQRVKVEKIKEIFGSLPGHVTYVPLDLEFDKLGQHLAESGYNSSEKTLFVMEGLVMYLQPGTMDEILSFVVNNSGKGSAVIFDYGVFRSADAGEAAPEAGKNIRDFTKKRRKPLKFILRDGEVETFLSERGFSRILNMTSEAYKKAYFYGKNEGRVVSSLISFAYALVR, from the coding sequence GTGCACGAATCAACAAGCTTCACGAATACAAATGAAACTACCATGAAAAGAAAAGGCCCCAGCAATATGGCTGAGAGAATCGCGCTTATCAGGGCCGGGGAATCAAGAAGACCCGAGGATGAACGTATTTGTTATGACCCCTATGCCATCCGCTTCATCAACCCGGAAATATTGGAATTTGCGGCCCGTAATCCGGAAAAGTATAAAGCAGAAATTGAACAGCTGGAGCAGCTCTTTCCCGGATTGGCGAATTCGGCAGTTGCCAGGGCCAGGTATTTTGACGATGTTGTAAAAGCGTCTACCGATGATGGTCTCGAGCAGCTGGTTATCCTTGGTGCAGGTTATGACACCCGTGCCTATCGGATTGAGGAGCTGAAAAACGTCAACGTTTTTGAGGTGGACCACCCTGACACTCAGCGTGTGAAAGTAGAGAAAATAAAGGAGATTTTCGGCTCGCTTCCCGGCCACGTTACATATGTCCCTCTCGACCTGGAATTTGATAAACTCGGCCAGCATCTTGCTGAAAGTGGATATAACAGTTCCGAGAAGACTCTTTTTGTCATGGAAGGACTGGTAATGTACCTCCAGCCTGGGACTATGGATGAGATACTGTCTTTCGTAGTGAATAATTCCGGCAAGGGAAGTGCCGTTATTTTCGACTATGGGGTTTTCAGATCTGCAGATGCCGGAGAGGCTGCACCGGAAGCGGGCAAAAACATCCGGGATTTCACTAAAAAACGGAGGAAACCCCTTAAGTTCATTCTCAGAGACGGAGAAGTCGAAACATTTCTTTCCGAAAGGGGATTTTCCAGAATCCTGAATATGACCAGCGAGGCCTATAAAAAGGCATATTTTTACGGAAAAAACGAGGGCCGGGTAGTTAGCAGCTTAATCTCGTTTGCCTATGCATTGGTCAGGTAA
- a CDS encoding class I SAM-dependent methyltransferase, which produces MQEQEISTTSNEANTKRKGPSKMAEGITLHRVDESSKSEEERIFYDPYAVNFVNPAILEFAAKYPEQAKAAVEQMERLFPGLGNSIRARVRYFDDFVRAAVDEELRQLVILGAGYDTRAYRIEGLKEKVMVFEVDHPDTQSIKIEKIKEIFGSLPDHVIYVPVDFETDNFGERLAAQGYDRSLKTLFLLEGLIMYISPEAVDETLSFIAKNSGRGSTILFDYYPESIVDGTCESKVEENIRNYTKQQGEPLQFGIREGMVEAFLVERGFSGVQNVTAEEYRKMYFHGINKDREVCDLLFFAHAVIE; this is translated from the coding sequence GTGCAAGAACAAGAAATTTCCACAACTTCAAATGAAGCAAACACAAAGAGAAAAGGACCCAGTAAAATGGCCGAGGGAATTACCCTCCACCGAGTCGATGAATCAAGTAAGTCCGAAGAAGAACGGATATTTTATGATCCTTATGCCGTTAATTTTGTTAACCCCGCGATCCTGGAATTCGCAGCAAAATATCCCGAGCAGGCAAAAGCAGCAGTAGAGCAGATGGAGCGTCTTTTCCCGGGTCTCGGCAATTCTATTCGGGCCAGAGTAAGATATTTTGACGATTTTGTCAGGGCAGCAGTCGATGAAGAGCTTCGCCAACTGGTCATCCTTGGCGCGGGATATGATACCAGAGCGTACAGGATTGAAGGGCTGAAAGAGAAAGTCATGGTTTTTGAAGTGGACCATCCAGATACCCAGAGTATAAAAATCGAAAAGATCAAAGAAATCTTCGGTTCCCTGCCGGATCACGTTATCTATGTGCCGGTTGATTTCGAAACCGACAACTTTGGCGAAAGGCTTGCTGCGCAGGGATACGACAGGTCATTGAAAACTCTTTTCCTTCTGGAAGGACTCATTATGTATATTTCTCCCGAAGCCGTTGATGAAACATTATCCTTTATCGCAAAAAACTCTGGGAGGGGCAGTACTATCCTGTTTGATTACTACCCTGAATCCATTGTTGACGGAACATGTGAATCGAAAGTGGAGGAAAACATCCGGAATTATACGAAACAACAGGGAGAACCCCTTCAGTTTGGGATCAGGGAAGGAATGGTCGAGGCTTTTCTTGTCGAACGGGGATTTTCCGGAGTTCAGAACGTGACTGCTGAGGAGTACAGGAAAATGTACTTCCATGGGATAAATAAAGATAGGGAAGTATGCGATCTTTTATTCTTCGCTCACGCAGTGATCGAATAA
- a CDS encoding class I SAM-dependent methyltransferase produces METLDKPENKISKIVMNKGPSSKTAEGIALHRLRESVRPESERIFYDPYAIYFINPKILEFIRSNPDKSKAEVERYDHFLPGTVNSIVARVRYFDDFVKKSIDEGFEQLIIMGAGYDSRAYRIEGMKKLKVFEVDHPETQSSKIEKVRKIFTSLPDHVSYIPADLAADDLGRKLQDAGYNKSKKTLFLMEGLLYYLSPRLVEIKSYPSY; encoded by the coding sequence ATGGAAACACTGGACAAACCAGAAAATAAAATTTCAAAAATCGTGATGAATAAAGGACCCAGCAGCAAGACGGCTGAGGGGATCGCACTCCATCGACTGCGCGAATCCGTCAGGCCCGAAAGCGAACGGATCTTTTATGACCCGTATGCCATCTATTTCATCAATCCGAAAATTCTGGAATTTATTCGCAGTAATCCTGATAAGTCAAAAGCTGAAGTCGAACGATACGATCACTTCCTGCCGGGGACAGTCAATTCCATAGTGGCCAGGGTCAGGTATTTTGATGATTTCGTAAAAAAGTCGATAGACGAAGGATTTGAGCAGCTAATCATCATGGGTGCTGGGTATGATAGCCGTGCTTACAGGATCGAAGGGATGAAAAAGCTAAAAGTATTCGAAGTGGATCATCCTGAGACCCAGAGTTCGAAAATAGAAAAGGTGAGAAAGATCTTCACCTCCCTTCCGGACCACGTCTCGTACATCCCAGCGGACCTGGCTGCAGACGATTTAGGCCGGAAACTGCAGGATGCAGGGTACAATAAATCTAAGAAGACACTCTTTCTCATGGAAGGGCTCCTGTATTATCTCTCTCCTAGGTTAGTGGAGATAAAATCCTATCCTTCATATTGA
- a CDS encoding phosphoribosylaminoimidazolesuccinocarboxamide synthase: protein MIISQGKTKVILPGPRKNTVFLETRNVLTGGDAARRETIAGIGIHKTTQAANIFSLLNRKGLPTAFIERTSPNTLLCYQCEMLPLELVVRRYAWGSYLQRHPEYGNQEGTAYRFDEPVWEIFHKLSVVGFPVTDKPYQIDEEAAREQFLHNGIWQEGVYTDPYIQVDKNQWLLYPSKKELSKSKPILSMKPACSQEELDYIVQAIMLPTFLALEDAWRKIMTTYGPMELVDLKIEVGRRLDNNRIVIADVIDNDSWRIWSGGNPEKQLDKQCFRDGNPLDQVAENYATLAGMTEEL, encoded by the coding sequence ATGATCATATCCCAGGGTAAGACTAAAGTCATACTGCCTGGCCCCAGGAAAAACACAGTTTTTCTGGAGACCCGGAACGTCCTCACCGGAGGCGATGCTGCCAGGCGTGAGACAATCGCAGGTATAGGTATCCACAAGACAACTCAGGCAGCCAATATCTTTTCTCTGTTGAACAGGAAGGGGCTGCCGACTGCATTTATCGAACGCACCTCACCCAACACGCTGCTGTGCTACCAGTGTGAAATGCTTCCTCTTGAACTGGTTGTACGCCGCTATGCATGGGGCTCATATTTGCAGCGTCATCCGGAGTATGGAAATCAAGAAGGTACAGCTTACCGGTTCGATGAGCCTGTCTGGGAAATTTTTCATAAATTGTCAGTTGTGGGTTTTCCTGTAACCGATAAACCTTATCAAATCGATGAGGAAGCAGCAAGGGAGCAATTTTTGCATAATGGAATCTGGCAGGAGGGAGTATATACGGATCCTTACATTCAGGTCGATAAGAACCAGTGGCTTCTCTATCCATCTAAAAAAGAGCTTTCCAAATCAAAGCCCATCTTGTCAATGAAACCTGCATGCAGCCAGGAAGAGCTTGATTACATAGTGCAAGCGATCATGCTGCCTACGTTCCTTGCCCTTGAAGATGCATGGCGCAAGATCATGACCACATATGGCCCAATGGAGCTTGTGGATTTGAAGATCGAGGTAGGTAGGCGACTTGATAATAATAGGATCGTAATCGCCGATGTCATCGACAACGACAGCTGGCGCATCTGGTCCGGAGGCAATCCCGAAAAACAACTTGACAAACAGTGTTTCAGGGACGGTAACCCACTGGACCAGGTAGCAGAAAATTATGCAACTTTGGCAGGCATGACTGAGGAATTATAA
- a CDS encoding IS5-like element ISMba15 family transposase, translating to MIITKPPLIPLNEDFKWQLLSEILNVFDLRFCKQTLTRRGIVPLHRSVPTIKIVLLSMFFSCEISYAIKELKEREILRNFLKISLVPTEKEVYGILSKYEPQEFTAFVFEILNDLCPKRKNGSRDIIIDSTDINLNLNWHAKKITKESLKNKEYKWGHSTHRGFFIGMKLTLALDSQTLKPLAFLINEANVAEPKIYPEILKELKRKRIIKAGDVIYADRGYYSYENYVISVRNFKVVPLIIPRKNCNFKKLFNMFRYPLKIFDLRRNTEKEIKFYKEIIAKFKELISKWKELRSVRSIIEDVFKIAKKAYSMENLHRYTRSSVQKYCSLAVLLVGATVNYGINERKELQAFSE from the coding sequence GTGATTATTACGAAACCTCCACTTATACCACTAAATGAAGATTTCAAATGGCAATTGTTGTCCGAAATATTAAATGTTTTTGATTTGAGATTCTGTAAGCAAACTCTTACAAGGAGGGGCATTGTGCCCCTCCACAGATCAGTACCTACTATAAAAATTGTTCTTCTAAGCATGTTTTTTTCTTGTGAAATCTCTTATGCTATAAAGGAATTAAAAGAAAGAGAAATCTTGAGAAACTTTTTAAAAATCAGTTTAGTACCAACTGAAAAGGAAGTTTATGGCATTCTTAGTAAGTATGAACCCCAAGAGTTTACTGCTTTTGTTTTTGAAATATTGAATGATTTATGCCCTAAGAGAAAAAATGGATCAAGAGACATTATTATTGATAGTACTGACATAAACCTTAACCTGAACTGGCACGCTAAAAAGATTACCAAAGAAAGCCTAAAAAACAAAGAATACAAGTGGGGCCATTCAACCCATAGAGGTTTCTTCATTGGCATGAAACTTACTCTTGCACTTGATTCTCAAACATTAAAACCTTTAGCGTTTCTGATTAATGAAGCAAATGTAGCAGAACCTAAAATTTATCCTGAAATACTTAAAGAACTTAAAAGAAAGAGAATAATAAAAGCAGGTGACGTTATCTATGCTGATAGAGGGTACTATTCCTATGAAAACTACGTTATATCTGTAAGAAATTTTAAGGTAGTACCTTTAATTATTCCAAGGAAAAACTGTAATTTTAAGAAACTTTTCAATATGTTTAGATATCCTCTGAAAATATTTGATTTAAGAAGAAATACTGAAAAAGAAATTAAATTCTACAAAGAAATAATTGCAAAGTTTAAAGAGTTAATAAGCAAATGGAAAGAACTCAGATCTGTAAGGTCAATTATAGAAGATGTATTCAAAATAGCGAAGAAAGCATACTCTATGGAGAATTTACACAGATATACAAGGAGTTCTGTCCAAAAATACTGTTCTTTAGCTGTACTTTTAGTAGGGGCAACTGTAAATTACGGTATTAATGAAAGGAAGGAATTGCAAGCCTTCTCTGAATGA
- a CDS encoding SAM-dependent methyltransferase — translation METVEKAEDGIIKIMAKKRSGSKSAEGVALQRLRESVRPESERICYDPYAVHFISPDVLEFIHKNPDLIKAETDRYERFLPGLFNSLIARVRYFDDIVKESIEKKGLEQLVILGAGYDTRAYRIEGLRKLKIFEVDHLDTQSTKMERLKKAFGSLPDHVVFVSIDFETETLGQRLLNSGFDKSKKTLFIMEGLVMYLPPESIDDTLFFIVKNSGKGSTILFDYYPESIVDGTCELELGKNIRKFMIQQGEPLKFGIKEGTVEAFLAERGFSRVQNVTAEEYKKMYFHGINKDREVCSLLSFAHAVIE, via the coding sequence ATGGAAACAGTGGAGAAGGCAGAAGACGGGATCATAAAAATTATGGCAAAAAAAAGATCCGGTAGCAAGTCGGCCGAGGGAGTTGCACTTCAAAGACTGCGCGAATCAGTCAGGCCAGAAAGCGAAAGAATCTGTTACGACCCGTATGCTGTCCATTTCATTAGCCCGGATGTGCTTGAATTCATTCACAAAAATCCTGATCTGATAAAGGCTGAAACAGATCGATATGAAAGATTTTTGCCCGGCCTGTTCAACTCCTTAATAGCTAGAGTTAGATATTTCGATGATATCGTTAAGGAATCGATAGAAAAAAAAGGACTTGAGCAGCTGGTTATCCTGGGTGCAGGTTATGATACCCGCGCCTACCGGATCGAAGGGCTGAGGAAGCTAAAGATATTCGAGGTGGACCATCTGGATACCCAGAGCACAAAAATGGAAAGGCTTAAAAAGGCCTTCGGTTCCCTCCCGGATCATGTTGTCTTTGTATCCATCGATTTCGAAACTGAAACTTTAGGGCAAAGACTGTTGAATAGCGGATTTGACAAATCGAAGAAGACTCTTTTCATTATGGAAGGACTTGTTATGTATCTTCCACCTGAATCTATTGATGATACTTTATTCTTCATTGTGAAGAATTCAGGAAAAGGCAGTACTATCCTGTTTGATTACTACCCTGAATCCATAGTTGACGGTACATGCGAACTAGAATTGGGAAAGAACATCAGGAAATTTATGATACAGCAAGGTGAGCCTCTTAAATTCGGTATCAAGGAGGGAACGGTCGAGGCTTTTCTCGCCGAGAGAGGTTTTTCCAGGGTCCAGAATGTGACTGCTGAAGAATACAAGAAAATGTACTTCCACGGAATAAACAAAGACAGAGAGGTATGCAGCCTTTTATCCTTTGCCCACGCGGTGATTGAATGA
- a CDS encoding carboxylesterase gives MEKRHFYISNNKIRIPAILWGRQSEKLLIEVHGNLSNKEDTVISMMAQKAVEKGYQALSFDLPMHGERLDEEYACIPENCVSDLAAVYEYAKSLAPDIYLFACSMGAYFSLLAYHDLNIKQSLFLSPVVNMERIIHNMMEGFQVSEERLKAEHEIRLPIGQTLEWSYYCYVKENPICFEWKVPTAILYGSDDNLSESDEISAFAERYQSTVKVLEHGEHYFHTEEQLTVFDRWADENLL, from the coding sequence ATGGAGAAAAGACATTTTTATATCTCAAATAATAAAATTCGTATTCCTGCCATCCTGTGGGGAAGGCAGAGTGAAAAACTGTTGATTGAAGTTCATGGCAACCTTTCTAATAAAGAGGACACCGTAATTTCCATGATGGCACAAAAGGCTGTTGAAAAAGGTTACCAGGCATTAAGCTTTGACCTGCCTATGCACGGTGAGCGTTTAGATGAGGAATATGCCTGTATTCCCGAGAATTGCGTAAGTGATCTGGCCGCTGTTTATGAATATGCAAAGTCACTTGCACCTGACATTTATTTGTTTGCGTGCAGCATGGGAGCTTATTTCAGTCTGCTTGCCTATCATGACCTTAACATAAAGCAAAGTTTGTTTCTCTCGCCCGTCGTCAATATGGAACGCATCATACACAATATGATGGAAGGTTTCCAGGTAAGTGAAGAAAGACTAAAAGCAGAGCATGAAATCCGATTGCCGATTGGACAGACACTGGAATGGAGCTATTATTGCTACGTGAAAGAAAACCCAATTTGTTTTGAATGGAAAGTACCTACTGCCATTTTGTATGGTTCTGACGATAATCTCTCTGAATCGGACGAGATTTCAGCATTTGCAGAGAGGTATCAATCAACAGTTAAAGTCCTGGAGCATGGAGAACATTACTTCCATACGGAAGAACAATTGACGGTTTTTGATAGATGGGCAGATGAAAATTTGCTGTAA
- a CDS encoding nitroreductase family protein, translating to MMSHLIVDQDRCTGCGLCVKMCSSGIIILDDKSNLPQVQEENISHCLYCGHCEVFCPSQALTLNFLPDEKVPLPAGAGNISPEDIAFYLKKRRSIRHFTKEPVPKEKILEVLDIARYAASGGNGQPVQWLIIHDPEEVKKIAGLTIEWMKNLLNTDHPMSGFVPMLISAWEQGIDVICRGAPHLLFAHIPEDNHIASTDAIIALTHFDIAAPAFGIGTCWAGFVAAAAMSYEPLKKELDLPAGRKSAYAMMFGNPEYKVYGIPRRKPLEVMWK from the coding sequence ATGATGTCTCACCTTATCGTTGATCAGGATCGCTGCACAGGATGCGGCCTTTGTGTAAAGATGTGCTCCTCAGGTATTATTATTCTGGATGATAAGTCAAATCTTCCTCAGGTGCAGGAAGAAAACATTTCTCACTGTCTCTATTGCGGGCACTGCGAGGTATTTTGCCCGTCTCAGGCACTTACCCTAAATTTCCTACCTGATGAAAAAGTTCCCCTGCCTGCCGGTGCTGGCAATATCTCTCCGGAGGATATAGCCTTCTATCTCAAAAAACGCAGGTCTATCCGGCATTTTACCAAGGAACCCGTGCCAAAGGAGAAAATCCTTGAAGTCCTCGATATTGCCCGTTATGCAGCATCTGGAGGTAACGGTCAGCCGGTGCAGTGGCTGATAATCCATGATCCCGAAGAAGTAAAGAAGATTGCCGGGCTAACTATCGAATGGATGAAAAACCTGCTGAACACCGACCACCCTATGAGCGGGTTTGTGCCGATGCTTATTTCTGCATGGGAGCAGGGAATTGATGTCATCTGTAGGGGCGCTCCACACCTGCTTTTCGCCCACATTCCAGAGGACAACCATATTGCTTCTACTGATGCTATCATCGCCCTCACCCATTTCGATATCGCTGCACCGGCGTTCGGGATCGGGACATGCTGGGCGGGATTCGTTGCAGCTGCTGCCATGTCCTATGAACCTCTTAAGAAAGAACTCGACTTGCCCGCAGGACGAAAGTCTGCTTACGCAATGATGTTTGGCAATCCGGAATACAAGGTTTATGGAATCCCCCGCAGGAAGCCTCTTGAGGTTATGTGGAAGTAA
- a CDS encoding GNAT family N-acetyltransferase, protein MSEIIRYVQKHELRELLDLYKYLNKDDPDLVEDAELKKLWQEILEDPSQHYLVVEVNGKLVSTCVMVVIKNLTRSASPYAIIESVVTHPDYRKRGIGTRLLKRAQEIAREKGCYKIMLLTGRKEAIPFYEKAGFECKSKTGFIIRFDGR, encoded by the coding sequence ATGAGTGAAATTATTCGCTATGTTCAAAAACATGAATTAAGAGAACTACTGGATCTCTACAAATACCTGAACAAAGATGATCCAGATCTTGTAGAGGATGCTGAACTCAAAAAGCTATGGCAAGAAATATTGGAAGACCCGAGTCAGCACTACCTTGTGGTCGAAGTAAATGGAAAACTGGTATCCACCTGCGTAATGGTTGTTATCAAGAACCTGACAAGGAGCGCAAGTCCTTATGCCATTATCGAGAGTGTCGTGACGCATCCAGATTATAGAAAAAGGGGAATTGGAACAAGACTTTTAAAAAGGGCACAGGAGATAGCCAGAGAAAAAGGCTGTTATAAAATTATGCTTCTTACAGGAAGAAAAGAAGCTATACCGTTTTACGAAAAGGCTGGATTTGAGTGTAAATCTAAGACAGGATTTATTATCAGGTTTGATGGACGCTGA
- a CDS encoding DJ-1/PfpI family protein — MNFGFLIYPGLEELDLVGPWEIISLWSKFAQGPNKCFMVAENPAPVICSKGMSINPHVTFADCPPLDFLLVPGGEGTQREVDNPPLIQFVAEQAENCKAVLSVCTGAFILHRAGLLSNRRATTHWASLQKLRDLGDVEVVEDRIVRDRNIWTSAGISAGIDLAFAFIEYMTDEKTAGKIQLGAEYYPSGRSYGMMHKISQAPEYLRKND; from the coding sequence ATGAATTTCGGATTTTTAATTTACCCAGGGCTGGAAGAACTGGACCTTGTCGGCCCCTGGGAAATAATATCACTCTGGAGCAAATTTGCTCAGGGACCTAATAAATGCTTCATGGTTGCCGAAAATCCCGCTCCCGTGATCTGTAGTAAAGGAATGTCCATAAATCCTCACGTCACCTTTGCAGATTGCCCTCCACTGGATTTTCTCCTTGTTCCGGGTGGGGAAGGTACACAGAGAGAGGTTGATAACCCGCCCCTAATTCAATTCGTTGCCGAGCAAGCTGAAAATTGCAAAGCTGTGCTGTCGGTTTGTACTGGCGCATTCATACTTCACCGTGCCGGCCTGCTCTCAAACAGGCGAGCTACTACTCACTGGGCTTCACTCCAGAAACTGCGAGACCTGGGTGATGTGGAGGTAGTAGAGGATCGAATTGTTAGAGACAGAAATATCTGGACCTCAGCAGGCATTTCTGCTGGTATTGATCTGGCATTTGCATTTATTGAATATATGACAGATGAAAAAACAGCAGGGAAAATTCAGCTCGGTGCCGAGTACTACCCGTCAGGTAGATCTTATGGCATGATGCATAAAATTTCGCAGGCTCCTGAGTATTTAAGGAAAAATGACTAA
- a CDS encoding PKD domain-containing protein, giving the protein MKNNRKSILKITVSVFTVLMVLALLSQGVCAKCIVTKTPLGAGTPPATQRLTGGNNRIDYTAVAASRTDPRIVRFKDLSKGKETYIRWDFGDGTHKQGTKITSSLKYPVHKYSKTGFYISCLTIKCKGYNGKLWVHKSIVIR; this is encoded by the coding sequence ATGAAAAATAATAGAAAGTCTATACTGAAAATAACAGTATCTGTTTTTACCGTATTAATGGTGCTGGCTTTATTGTCTCAAGGAGTCTGTGCAAAATGTATTGTAACCAAGACTCCTCTAGGTGCAGGAACTCCTCCAGCAACGCAACGTCTAACTGGTGGGAATAATCGTATTGATTATACGGCGGTAGCCGCTTCACGTACTGATCCAAGAATAGTACGATTTAAGGATTTATCAAAAGGTAAAGAGACATATATCAGATGGGACTTTGGAGATGGAACCCATAAACAAGGAACAAAAATTACTTCATCACTAAAATATCCGGTTCACAAGTATTCAAAGACTGGTTTTTATATTAGTTGTCTGACTATCAAGTGTAAGGGTTATAATGGAAAACTGTGGGTTCATAAAAGTATTGTTATCCGATAA